The Sesamum indicum cultivar Zhongzhi No. 13 linkage group LG1, S_indicum_v1.0, whole genome shotgun sequence genome includes a window with the following:
- the LOC105169125 gene encoding carotenoid 9,10(9',10')-cleavage dioxygenase 1-like: MGQKEAELERADGGVVVVKPKPKKGLASKVIDWLEWTFVKLMHDPKQPNHYLSGNFAPVDETPPLTDLPVKGHLPECLNGEFVRVGSNPKFAPVAGYHWFDGDGMIHGLRIKDGKATYVSRFVKTSRLKQEELYGGPKFMKFGDMKGIFGLIMVNMHMLRTKLKVLDASYGFGTANTAIVYHHGKLMALHEGDKPYAIKVLEDGDLQTIGMLDYDKRLAHTFTAHPKVDPFTGEMFTFGYSQTPPYVTYRVISKEGVMEDPVPITIADPVMMHDFAVTENYAIFMDLPLYFRPKEMVKEKKLMFTFDPTKKARFGVLPRYAKNELLIRWFELPNCFIFHNANAWEEGDEVVLITCRLQNPDLDMFSSSVKEFTNELYEMRFNLKNGLASQKRLSVSAVDFPRVNENYTGRNQHYVYGTILGSTAKVTGIIKFDLHAEPETGKEKLEVGGNITGIFDLGPGKFGSEAVFVPRQPGTASDEDDGYLIFFVHDENTGKSAVNVIDAKTMSADPVAVVELPKRVPYGFHALFVTEEQLQEQAKL; the protein is encoded by the exons ATGGGCCAGAAAGAAGCAGAGTTGGAGAGGGCCGACGGCGGTGTGGTGGTGGTGAAACCGAAGCCGAAAAAGGGTCTAGCGTCGAAGGTCATAGACTGGTTAGAATGGACATTTGTGAAGCTTATGCATGATCCTAAGCAACCCAATCATTATCTCTCCGGCAACTTTGCCCCCGTTGATGAGACTCCTCCTCTCACCGACCTTCCGGTTAAAGGACATCTCCCA GAGTGCCTCAATGGTGAATTTGTGAGAGTGGGTTCCAATCCGAAGTTTGCTCCAGTTGCTGGATATCATTG GTTTGATGGAGATGG AATGATTCATGGCTTGCGCATCAAAGATGGAAAGGCAACATATGTATCCCGCTTTGTGAAGACATCACGTCTTAAACAAGAAGAGCTTTATGGGGgaccaaaatttatgaag TTTGGTGACATGAAAGGAATATTCGGCCTTATCATGGTTAACATGCACATGCTAAGAACAAAACTCAAAGTACTGGATGCTTCCTATGGATTTGGTACAG CTAATACAGCAATAGTGTACCACCATGGAAAGCTTATGGCGCTCCATGAGGGAGATAAACCAT ATGCCATAAAAGTTTTGGAAGATGGAGATCTGCAAACCATTGGCATGCTGGATTATGACAAAAGACTGGCACATACTTTCACTGCTCATCCTAAGGTCGACCCGTTCACTG GGGAGATGTTTACCTTTGGCTATTCACAGACACCACCATATGTCACATACAGAGTCATATCAAAGGAAGGCGTGATGGAGGATCCAGTCCCAATAACAATAGCAGACCCTGTCATGATGCATGATTTTGCCGTTACTGAAAATTATGCTATTTTTATGGATCTACCGTTATACTTCAGGCCGAAG GAGATGGTAAAGGAAAAGAAGTTGATGTTCACTTTTGATCCTACTAAGAAAGCTCGTTTTGGAGTCCTTCCTCGGTATGCAAAAAATGAGCTCCTGATAAGGTGGTTTGAGCTTCCAAATTGCTTCATATTCCATAATG CCAATGCTTGGGAGGAAGGAGATGAAGTTGTTCTGATCACTTGTCGACTTCAAAATCCTGATCTTGACATGTTTAGTAGCTCCGTGAAAGAATTCACAAATGAACT GTATGAGATGAGATTCAACCTAAAAAATGGTCTGGCTTCGCAGAAAAGATTGTCTGTGTCAGCTGTAGATTTTCCCAGGGTGAACGAGAACTACACTGGCag gAACCAACATTATGTATATGGAACGATACTGGGAAGTACTGCTAAGGTGACTggaatcatcaaatttgatttacaTGCTGAACCAGAGACTGGAAAGGAAAAGCTTGAAGTTGGGGGAAATATCACCGGCATCTTTGATCTGGGACCTGGAAAATTTGGATCAGAAGCTGTCTTTGTTCCCAGGCAGCCTGGTACTGCATCTGATGAAGATGATGGCTACTTGATTTTCTTTGTACATGATGAGAACACTGG AAAGTCAGCAGTGAATGTGATTGATGCAAAAACAATGTCAGCTGATCCTGTTGCTGTAGTTGAACTACCCAAAAGAGTTCCATATGGTTTCCATGCCTTGTTTGTGACCGAG GAACAACTTCAAGAACAAGCAAAGCTGTGA